Proteins from one Pseudomonas bijieensis genomic window:
- a CDS encoding DUF3969 family protein — protein MKDMSLVLEVFEAEEAARFLSALSIGLLISVQNGTMSLEEAERLLFSPRNSRILREKGISPELSRLVMDCCELEDVLSLVPSEFNNSLQMVLDRFISFLKSSKVRETDLNFLEIR, from the coding sequence ATGAAAGATATGTCTTTAGTATTGGAAGTTTTTGAGGCTGAAGAGGCAGCTAGATTTTTATCTGCTTTGTCGATAGGGCTATTGATTTCTGTGCAAAATGGCACGATGTCTCTGGAAGAGGCTGAAAGGCTTCTTTTTTCACCAAGGAATTCGAGAATTCTGAGAGAGAAGGGTATCTCTCCAGAGCTTAGTAGATTGGTGATGGATTGCTGTGAGTTAGAGGATGTGCTTAGTTTAGTTCCTTCAGAATTTAATAATAGCCTTCAGATGGTATTGGACAGATTTATATCTTTTTTAAAGTCTTCGAAAGTTAGAGAAACAGATTTGAATTTTTTAGAAATACGATAG
- a CDS encoding transcriptional regulator, with protein MTTYNWDLIERLLHEVQNGAGHSFTPRPYAEQYAAEKAAAGEAIENLDHLKAVAGEYEKLLLERSYIEPRPEEEGGNGENFVLTPRGSRLLSLIDSSIPGNDHPRQVLDEQEDALDEFTFDDLASKAQIA; from the coding sequence ATGACGACTTATAACTGGGACTTGATCGAACGGTTGTTGCACGAAGTGCAGAACGGCGCCGGCCACAGCTTTACCCCTCGGCCTTATGCGGAGCAGTACGCGGCAGAGAAGGCCGCCGCAGGCGAGGCGATCGAGAACCTCGATCATCTGAAAGCGGTCGCCGGGGAGTACGAAAAGTTGTTGCTGGAGCGTAGCTATATCGAGCCGCGGCCGGAGGAAGAGGGCGGTAATGGCGAGAACTTTGTGCTGACACCGCGTGGCTCGCGGTTGTTGAGCCTGATCGACAGCAGCATTCCGGGCAATGATCATCCGCGTCAGGTGTTGGATGAGCAGGAAGATGCGCTGGATGAGTTTACCTTTGATGATTTGGCTTCGAAGGCGCAGATTGCCTGA
- a CDS encoding DUF899 domain-containing protein, which yields MNVEKHPVVSREEWLAARRQHLAHEKAFTRERDKLSAERRALPWVKIDKPYRFQGPHGELSLADLSGGRSQLIVYHFMFGPGWTEGCQGCSFLSDHIDGANQHLAHHDVAVVAVSRAPFAEFQAFKRRMGWKFDWVSSNGCDFNYDFGVSFKTEDTAGGQATYNYEKTDTTEGELPGLSVFYRNAAGDIFHTYSTYARGLDILVGTYNYLDLTPKGRNEDEIMDWVRHHDKYEEAKPHGCCHG from the coding sequence ATGAACGTAGAGAAGCATCCAGTCGTCTCGCGGGAAGAATGGCTCGCCGCCCGCCGCCAACACCTGGCCCACGAAAAAGCCTTCACTCGCGAACGGGACAAACTCAGCGCCGAACGCCGCGCCCTGCCCTGGGTAAAAATCGACAAACCCTACCGCTTCCAAGGCCCCCACGGCGAACTGAGCCTGGCCGACCTGTCCGGCGGCCGCAGCCAACTGATCGTCTACCACTTCATGTTCGGCCCCGGCTGGACCGAAGGCTGCCAAGGCTGCTCGTTCCTGTCCGACCACATCGACGGCGCCAACCAACACCTGGCCCACCATGACGTGGCCGTGGTGGCCGTCTCCCGCGCCCCGTTCGCCGAATTCCAAGCCTTCAAACGCCGCATGGGCTGGAAATTCGATTGGGTCTCGTCAAACGGCTGCGACTTCAACTACGACTTCGGGGTCAGCTTCAAAACCGAAGACACCGCTGGCGGACAAGCTACCTACAACTACGAAAAAACCGACACCACCGAAGGCGAACTCCCCGGCCTGAGCGTCTTCTATCGCAACGCAGCCGGTGACATCTTCCACACCTACTCCACCTATGCCCGCGGCCTGGACATATTGGTCGGCACCTACAACTACCTCGACCTGACGCCCAAGGGCCGCAACGAAGACGAAATCATGGACTGGGTGCGGCATCACGATAAATACGAAGAGGCCAAGCCCCATGGCTGCTGCCATGGCTGA
- a CDS encoding DUF6279 family lipoprotein — protein MPRWLTRTAMFIALLLTLTACSRVGLAYRNLDLIIPWTLNDYLEINGEKKDWFNERLKEHLSWHCTTQLPGYLDWLDRLKTMVQTDQVTDEALQQRTREAKAAIAETAREITPSAIELLQGLSDDQVDDMDAAFVKDQRKRQQQYLKPTLQEQIQERSERMVKRLDDWLGPLNDAQRQRVMAWSTALGDQNQQWIANRAHWQNQFSEAVAQRHSPDFPKRIEQLLVNRESLWTPAYREAFSKTEAQARSLLVDLMAESTPAQRERLLKKIDGVKKDFTDLKCLKAAQS, from the coding sequence ATGCCGCGCTGGTTGACTCGCACTGCCATGTTCATCGCCCTGCTGCTGACGCTTACCGCCTGCAGCCGTGTAGGCCTGGCCTACCGCAACCTCGACCTGATCATCCCCTGGACCCTCAACGACTACCTGGAGATCAACGGCGAGAAAAAAGACTGGTTCAACGAACGCCTCAAGGAGCACCTGAGCTGGCATTGCACCACGCAACTGCCCGGCTACCTCGACTGGCTGGATCGCCTCAAGACCATGGTGCAAACCGACCAGGTGACCGACGAAGCCCTGCAACAGCGTACCCGGGAAGCCAAGGCCGCCATCGCCGAGACCGCCCGGGAAATCACCCCCTCGGCCATTGAACTGCTGCAAGGCTTGAGCGACGACCAGGTCGACGACATGGACGCAGCCTTCGTCAAGGACCAGCGCAAACGCCAGCAGCAATACCTCAAGCCGACGTTGCAGGAACAGATCCAGGAGCGCAGCGAACGCATGGTCAAACGCCTGGACGACTGGCTCGGCCCACTCAACGACGCCCAGCGCCAACGGGTAATGGCCTGGTCCACTGCCCTGGGCGACCAGAACCAGCAATGGATCGCCAACCGCGCCCACTGGCAAAACCAGTTCAGCGAAGCCGTGGCCCAACGCCACAGCCCCGACTTCCCCAAACGCATCGAGCAACTGCTGGTCAACCGCGAAAGCCTCTGGACCCCCGCCTACCGCGAGGCCTTCAGCAAAACCGAAGCCCAGGCCCGCAGCCTCCTGGTGGACCTGATGGCCGAAAGCACTCCGGCCCAGCGCGAACGGCTGCTGAAGAAAATCGACGGAGTGAAGAAGGACTTCACTGACTTGAAGTGCCTGAAAGCGGCACAAAGCTGA
- a CDS encoding TorF family putative porin, with protein sequence MRSSIVLLMISLLTCSLAQGQVFQRELGDFDLKLGTTPSRSMAEGLVTPSSTGSFHGGLDLSHDSGWYVGQWSPSAGLTPSTELEVDSYMGFKQPFDQTLGYEVGLIHYSYPTADTLDSQEFYGGLTVLGSRFGAALSNDPDKQNSTLFADLGGNVPFGIGISAKYTTHQLNTPVSVENGYVGSFSDWSLKISRPWKGIDLDLIYSDSSLSGSSCSAYSGHNSECDSLLTLKMAHPFY encoded by the coding sequence ATGCGCAGCTCTATCGTTCTGCTGATGATCAGCCTACTGACATGTTCCCTCGCTCAGGGGCAGGTGTTCCAACGCGAACTCGGCGACTTCGACCTCAAACTCGGCACCACGCCCAGCCGCAGCATGGCCGAAGGTTTGGTCACGCCGTCGAGCACCGGTTCGTTTCATGGCGGCCTGGACCTGAGCCACGACAGCGGCTGGTACGTCGGCCAATGGTCACCCAGCGCCGGCCTCACACCTTCCACCGAACTGGAAGTCGATTCCTACATGGGCTTTAAACAACCCTTCGACCAGACCCTGGGCTACGAGGTCGGCCTGATCCACTACAGCTATCCCACCGCCGATACCCTCGATAGCCAGGAGTTCTACGGCGGCCTGACCGTGCTCGGCAGCCGTTTCGGCGCGGCCCTGAGCAACGATCCGGACAAACAGAACAGCACGCTGTTTGCCGACCTGGGCGGCAACGTGCCGTTCGGCATTGGCATCAGCGCCAAATACACCACCCACCAACTCAATACACCGGTCTCGGTCGAGAACGGCTATGTAGGCAGTTTCAGCGACTGGTCATTGAAAATTTCCCGGCCATGGAAGGGCATCGACCTGGACCTGATCTACAGCGACTCAAGCCTCAGCGGCAGCAGTTGCTCGGCATACTCCGGCCACAACAGCGAATGCGACAGCCTGCTGACCCTCAAGATGGCCCATCCTTTTTACTAA
- a CDS encoding NCS1 family nucleobase:cation symporter-1 — translation MSEQLPNGYSPRLYNEDLGPLPQKWNWYNIFAFWMSDVHSVGGYVFAASLFALGLASWQVLIALLGGICIVQLIANLVARPSQQAAVPYPVICRLAFGVFGANIPAVIRGLIAVAWYGIQTYLASSALIIVVLRFFPSMEVYATAHFAGLSYLGWFGFLSLWFVQALVFWTGMESIRRFIDWAGPVVYAVMFLLAGWIVWKAGWSNISFTLAEKSLSGWQAFGQVIVATALVVSYFSGPTLNFGDFSRYCRSMSDVRRGNFWGLPVNFLAFSLVTVVIVSGTLPVFGEMLHDPIATVARIDNDVAVLLGAFAFVTATIGINIVANFVSPAFDFANVAPSKISWRAGGMIAAVASIFITPWNLFNNPEVIHYTLDVLAAFIGPLFGILLVDYYLIKKQQIDVDALFNDGPSGRYYYSGGINWTAVKALIPATLMGVAITFTPLLQPMANFAWFTGCFLGGVLYFALARREPVTHLSSSLSQA, via the coding sequence ATGTCCGAGCAATTGCCCAACGGCTACAGCCCCCGCCTCTATAACGAGGACTTGGGCCCGCTGCCGCAGAAATGGAATTGGTACAACATCTTCGCGTTCTGGATGAGCGATGTGCACAGCGTCGGCGGTTATGTCTTCGCCGCCAGCCTGTTCGCGTTGGGCCTGGCGAGTTGGCAGGTGTTGATCGCCTTGCTCGGTGGGATTTGCATCGTGCAGTTGATCGCCAACCTGGTCGCCAGGCCGAGCCAGCAGGCGGCGGTGCCGTATCCGGTAATCTGTCGGCTGGCGTTCGGGGTGTTCGGGGCGAATATTCCTGCGGTGATCCGGGGCTTGATCGCCGTGGCCTGGTACGGCATTCAGACGTACCTGGCGTCCAGCGCGTTGATCATCGTGGTGCTGCGGTTTTTTCCTTCGATGGAAGTCTACGCAACGGCGCATTTTGCCGGTTTGTCCTACCTGGGTTGGTTCGGTTTCCTCAGCCTGTGGTTCGTCCAGGCGCTGGTGTTCTGGACAGGCATGGAGTCGATCCGTCGCTTCATCGACTGGGCCGGGCCGGTGGTGTATGCGGTGATGTTTCTGTTGGCCGGCTGGATCGTCTGGAAGGCCGGTTGGAGCAATATCAGCTTCACCTTGGCGGAGAAGTCGTTGTCCGGTTGGCAGGCGTTCGGCCAGGTGATCGTGGCCACGGCTTTGGTAGTGTCGTACTTTTCCGGCCCAACCCTGAATTTCGGCGATTTCAGCCGTTACTGCCGGAGCATGTCTGACGTACGCCGGGGCAATTTCTGGGGGCTGCCGGTGAATTTCCTGGCGTTCTCCCTGGTCACCGTAGTGATTGTTTCCGGGACCTTGCCGGTGTTCGGCGAAATGCTCCATGACCCGATCGCCACCGTGGCGCGCATCGATAACGATGTGGCGGTCTTGCTGGGCGCCTTTGCCTTCGTGACTGCCACCATCGGCATCAACATTGTCGCCAACTTCGTCTCTCCGGCCTTTGACTTCGCCAACGTCGCGCCCAGCAAGATCAGTTGGCGCGCCGGCGGCATGATCGCGGCAGTGGCATCGATTTTCATCACGCCGTGGAACCTGTTCAACAACCCCGAAGTGATCCACTACACCCTGGACGTACTGGCGGCGTTCATCGGCCCGCTGTTCGGGATCCTGCTGGTGGATTACTACTTGATCAAAAAACAGCAGATCGACGTCGACGCGCTGTTCAATGATGGGCCGAGCGGGCGCTATTACTACAGCGGCGGTATCAACTGGACCGCGGTCAAGGCGCTGATCCCGGCAACGTTGATGGGGGTGGCGATCACCTTCACGCCACTGCTGCAACCGATGGCCAACTTTGCCTGGTTCACCGGTTGCTTCCTCGGTGGGGTGTTGTATTTCGCCTTGGCACGACGTGAGCCGGTCACGCACTTGAGTTCATCGCTCAGCCAGGCCTGA
- a CDS encoding MFS transporter encodes MSPLTRLLGSFIALMMAMGIGRFALTPQLPHLIGEGQLDLTAAGLIAAANYLGYFLGALDAMFARRPEQVRRRLLGGLWLCVLLTLASFWAWGFWPHLALRFGTGVASAWVLVMITALSQPLAATAGRPRLGALVFAGPGLGIFLTGLLALGSNLLGQTSATLWLVYAGVALAMLLVILPILPQPAAASTVAAPVSASPNRGIARLGVVYALYGVGYIIPATFLSQMASAQFHGQWQADLFWPCFGLAAATGVLLVSLRRPNPNTTGRWLIGTLWLQAAGVFACLLGSGPGLALGVILCGAPFLACMQLVMQHSRELAPHATQRNAGLLTACFAVGQLSGPLLAALSSHFSGGLQPALIIAGSGLLLAGGLLLRPASRGAVSPCVQTALR; translated from the coding sequence ATGTCACCTCTTACTCGCCTGCTCGGCAGCTTCATCGCCCTGATGATGGCCATGGGCATTGGCCGCTTCGCCCTTACACCCCAGTTACCTCATTTGATCGGCGAAGGTCAGCTCGACTTGACCGCCGCCGGTCTGATTGCCGCCGCCAACTACCTGGGTTACTTCCTCGGCGCGCTGGACGCCATGTTCGCCCGCCGCCCGGAACAGGTGCGCCGGCGCTTGCTCGGTGGCCTGTGGCTGTGCGTACTGCTGACCCTGGCGTCGTTCTGGGCCTGGGGCTTCTGGCCGCACTTGGCGCTGCGTTTCGGCACTGGTGTGGCAAGCGCCTGGGTGCTGGTGATGATCACCGCCCTGAGCCAACCCTTGGCTGCGACGGCGGGACGGCCACGGCTCGGCGCCCTGGTGTTTGCCGGCCCTGGGTTGGGGATTTTCCTGACCGGTTTGCTCGCCCTGGGCTCGAACCTGTTGGGCCAGACCTCCGCGACCCTGTGGCTGGTGTATGCCGGCGTGGCATTGGCGATGCTGCTGGTGATTCTGCCGATCCTGCCGCAACCCGCCGCAGCCTCGACCGTTGCCGCGCCAGTGAGCGCCTCGCCGAACCGTGGCATCGCTCGACTTGGCGTGGTGTACGCCCTGTACGGCGTGGGCTACATCATCCCGGCAACGTTCCTGTCGCAGATGGCCTCGGCGCAGTTCCATGGGCAATGGCAGGCCGACCTGTTCTGGCCCTGCTTCGGCCTGGCCGCCGCCACTGGCGTGTTGCTGGTCAGCCTGCGTCGCCCCAACCCGAACACCACCGGCCGCTGGCTGATCGGTACGCTCTGGCTGCAAGCCGCCGGGGTGTTCGCCTGCCTGCTGGGCAGCGGGCCGGGGCTGGCGTTGGGCGTGATCCTGTGTGGCGCACCGTTCCTGGCCTGCATGCAGCTGGTGATGCAGCACTCCCGGGAACTGGCGCCCCACGCCACCCAGCGCAACGCGGGCCTGTTGACCGCCTGCTTTGCCGTGGGCCAGCTCAGCGGGCCACTGCTGGCGGCGTTGAGCAGCCATTTCAGCGGCGGCCTGCAACCGGCGCTGATCATTGCCGGCAGTGGCCTGCTGCTGGCCGGCGGGCTGTTGCTGCGGCCCGCCAGCCGGGGCGCGGTGAGCCCTTGCGTCCAGACCGCCCTGCGTTGA
- a CDS encoding S1 RNA-binding domain-containing protein, producing MALVGRYNSLQVVKHTNFGLYLDGGADGEILLPNRYIPKDIPSEDEDWLNVFIYLDSDDKLIATTEKPKVQVGEFASLKVVEVNSIGVFLDWGLPKDLLLPYSEEKRQMTAGEYCVVHVYLDKHTRRITATARLDRYLDKTPANYTPGQEVDLLVAEATDMGFKAIINNKHWGLIHKNEIFKFMRAGKQEKGFIKEIRPDGKISLSLQPVGQEAATSLNAKILAKLRENNGTLAVSDKSDPALISSLFGVSKGNFKKAIGALYKNGQIVIHADRIELS from the coding sequence ATGGCTTTAGTCGGGCGCTACAACAGTTTGCAAGTGGTTAAACACACTAACTTCGGTTTATATCTGGACGGCGGTGCGGACGGCGAAATCCTGCTGCCCAACCGATATATTCCCAAGGATATTCCCAGTGAAGATGAAGATTGGCTCAATGTTTTCATTTATCTGGACAGCGACGACAAACTGATCGCCACCACGGAAAAACCAAAAGTGCAGGTGGGTGAGTTCGCCAGCCTGAAAGTGGTCGAGGTCAACAGCATCGGCGTGTTCCTGGACTGGGGCCTGCCCAAGGATCTGCTGCTGCCGTATTCCGAAGAAAAGCGCCAGATGACCGCTGGCGAATACTGCGTGGTGCATGTCTACCTCGACAAACACACCCGTCGCATCACCGCCACGGCGCGCCTGGATCGTTATCTGGACAAGACCCCGGCCAACTACACGCCAGGGCAGGAAGTGGATTTGTTGGTCGCCGAAGCCACCGACATGGGGTTCAAGGCGATCATCAATAACAAGCATTGGGGCTTGATCCACAAGAACGAAATCTTCAAGTTCATGCGCGCCGGCAAACAGGAAAAAGGCTTCATCAAGGAAATCCGCCCGGACGGCAAGATCAGCCTGAGCTTGCAGCCGGTGGGCCAGGAAGCCGCCACCAGCCTGAACGCCAAGATCCTCGCCAAGTTGCGCGAGAACAACGGCACGCTGGCAGTCAGCGACAAGAGCGACCCGGCGCTGATCAGCAGCCTGTTTGGCGTGAGCAAGGGCAACTTCAAGAAAGCCATTGGCGCGCTGTACAAGAATGGGCAGATTGTCATTCATGCTGATCGCATTGAGTTGAGCTGA